In one Bacteroidota bacterium genomic region, the following are encoded:
- a CDS encoding S8 family peptidase yields MKIFTTSLMLSFLLLCSYAFGQKEKISMELNQAILESENSAEQLLLILRGDIKEIEIAVEQSGGIIKYSYGDIVAVNLPVSSIRSFVFEAQEAIEHIEFHYGKGTTLNDKMLVNNRIVEVHNGMIDGIPVGLTGKGVLMGIIDTGLDFNHPDFRDSTGSTRVKYLWDQNQAYNSFRTPFPYNYGQEWSQEDINSGICTHEDQPQYYGHGTNVTGTAVGNGLANGKYKGVAPEAELIIVSTNFSSGNWLATVVDAVHYIFNKADLLGMPCVINASVGTYSGSHDAKDLAAILISNMATEKGGRAFVCAGGNRGESVFHLGYNITPTPKFTWFKPVNGMGKVWFSLWTDTLNFNNAEFAFGADNTVPEFELRGITPYFNIKNRLNMNKKDSLFSTNGNLLGIVQTWCERIDSRYYMQVEISRADSANYYYRFATKGSGKFDIWSDDWMATSKMIYNSLPNPIIFPEILDYISPDNKQSIVSSFSCSPDVLTVANYTNRASYTAYYGNTVTVNYIEGEIAATSSLGPARSGIIKPDIGATGDFVISAGKLSAMSQLINSEPNKVAEGGMHTVGGGTSMASPVVAGIVALYFQLCPSANFSEIKKAVIETAYVDSFTGAIPNITFGFGKVNAAGIVSRGVITSNITSSYASVLCEGKSLMLSSNKNHHSYLWNTGDTTKSIEVLSPGNFQLSVFNNQKCSAISTVHSIGFAENQSKPLIWREENVLKTTAANSYQWYLNGSKINGAKDIKYQALEDGDYLVEVYNSNDCSEYSDVLPVILFTGEAFKVDAYPIPTSGPVEINIKNNIGETTQCNVINVLGQIVFSESIINSTYNFTFLIDLSTFEKGVYSLQIINKENIYSKQIVKGH; encoded by the coding sequence ATGAAAATTTTCACAACATCCCTAATGCTTTCTTTTTTGCTTTTATGCTCATATGCCTTTGGCCAGAAGGAAAAAATAAGCATGGAATTGAACCAGGCTATTCTTGAAAGTGAAAATTCTGCAGAACAACTGCTTTTGATTTTAAGAGGCGATATAAAGGAAATTGAAATTGCAGTAGAGCAATCCGGAGGCATAATAAAATACAGTTATGGTGATATTGTTGCAGTAAATCTTCCTGTTTCAAGCATTCGCTCTTTTGTATTTGAAGCTCAGGAAGCAATAGAGCATATTGAATTTCATTATGGAAAAGGAACTACATTAAATGACAAAATGCTGGTTAATAACCGGATTGTTGAAGTACACAATGGAATGATTGATGGAATACCTGTTGGGTTAACAGGAAAAGGAGTATTAATGGGAATAATTGATACAGGATTAGATTTCAATCATCCTGATTTTCGTGATTCAACTGGCAGCACAAGGGTTAAATATTTATGGGATCAAAACCAGGCCTACAATTCTTTCAGGACACCCTTTCCATATAATTATGGCCAGGAATGGTCACAGGAGGATATCAACTCTGGAATTTGCACCCATGAAGACCAGCCTCAGTATTACGGACATGGAACCAATGTTACTGGAACTGCTGTTGGCAATGGGCTTGCCAATGGAAAATACAAAGGAGTAGCTCCCGAAGCAGAACTTATTATTGTATCCACTAATTTTTCTTCTGGCAATTGGCTTGCAACTGTTGTTGATGCTGTTCATTATATCTTCAATAAAGCTGATTTATTGGGAATGCCTTGCGTTATTAATGCCAGTGTAGGCACATATTCGGGATCACACGATGCAAAGGATCTGGCAGCAATATTAATTTCAAATATGGCTACAGAGAAGGGGGGAAGAGCATTTGTTTGTGCCGGGGGTAATAGAGGAGAATCTGTATTTCATTTGGGTTATAATATAACTCCAACACCTAAATTTACCTGGTTTAAACCAGTGAATGGCATGGGGAAAGTATGGTTTAGTTTATGGACTGATACCTTGAATTTCAACAATGCAGAATTTGCTTTCGGGGCCGATAATACTGTTCCTGAATTTGAATTAAGAGGAATAACCCCTTATTTTAACATAAAAAACAGGCTCAATATGAATAAAAAAGACAGTTTGTTTTCAACAAATGGCAATCTGCTCGGAATTGTTCAAACCTGGTGTGAGAGAATTGATTCGCGATATTATATGCAGGTTGAGATTTCACGTGCAGATTCAGCTAATTATTATTACCGCTTTGCTACAAAAGGAAGCGGTAAATTTGATATATGGTCTGATGATTGGATGGCTACTTCGAAAATGATTTATAACTCATTACCAAATCCAATTATTTTTCCTGAAATCCTCGATTACATCTCTCCCGATAATAAACAATCCATTGTGAGTAGTTTTAGTTGTTCCCCAGATGTTTTAACTGTCGCAAATTATACAAATCGAGCATCCTATACTGCTTATTATGGCAATACTGTAACAGTAAATTACATCGAAGGTGAAATTGCAGCTACATCCAGCCTTGGTCCTGCTCGATCAGGAATTATTAAACCTGATATTGGAGCTACAGGTGATTTTGTAATTAGTGCAGGAAAACTTTCAGCAATGAGTCAATTAATTAATTCTGAGCCAAATAAAGTTGCAGAAGGTGGAATGCATACCGTAGGTGGAGGAACATCCATGGCCTCACCAGTAGTTGCAGGAATTGTGGCCCTATATTTCCAATTATGTCCAAGCGCTAATTTTAGCGAAATTAAAAAAGCAGTTATCGAAACAGCCTATGTTGATAGTTTTACTGGTGCTATTCCAAATATCACTTTTGGATTTGGAAAAGTCAATGCTGCAGGAATTGTTTCAAGAGGTGTAATTACATCAAATATAACCAGTTCCTATGCGTCCGTTTTATGTGAAGGAAAAAGCCTTATGTTGTCCTCCAATAAAAATCATCACTCATACTTGTGGAATACAGGGGATACTACCAAATCCATAGAAGTATTAAGCCCAGGAAATTTCCAACTTTCTGTGTTTAACAATCAAAAGTGCAGTGCCATTTCAACGGTTCATAGCATTGGTTTTGCTGAAAACCAATCTAAACCATTAATATGGCGTGAAGAAAATGTTTTAAAAACAACAGCAGCCAATTCTTACCAATGGTATTTAAATGGTTCTAAAATCAATGGAGCGAAAGATATAAAATATCAGGCCTTAGAAGATGGAGACTATTTAGTGGAAGTATATAATTCAAATGATTGTTCTGAATACTCAGATGTCCTTCCTGTAATTCTATTTACTGGGGAAGCCTTTAAAGTTGATGCCTATCCAATTCCTACTTCTGGCCCGGTTGAAATAAATATAAAAAACAATATTGGAGAAACCACCCAATGTAATGTAATAAATGTATTAGGCCAGATTGTATTTTCTGAATCAATAATTAATTCAACATATAATTTTACATTTTTAATTGATTTATCAACATTTGAAAAAGGAGTATATTCTTTGCAGATAATCAATAAAGAAAATATATACAGCAAGCAAATCGTTAAGGGCCATTAA
- a CDS encoding type I restriction enzyme HsdR N-terminal domain-containing protein — MIELNLPVYDYKIKKDGQRSQIFDKIRKKFVVLTPEEWVRQHFINFLSIEKNYPLSLMKIEKGLKYNNQIKRTDIVIYNNMGLPSVIVECKAPEVKINAAVFEQIARYNMQLKVDILIVTNGMDHYCCYIDYTTNSFTFIKEIPGYNENFKLGI; from the coding sequence ATGATTGAACTTAATTTGCCTGTATATGACTATAAAATTAAGAAGGATGGTCAAAGATCGCAAATTTTTGACAAAATAAGAAAGAAATTCGTGGTGTTAACACCTGAAGAGTGGGTAAGACAACATTTCATTAATTTCCTTTCCATAGAAAAAAATTATCCCTTATCCTTAATGAAAATTGAAAAAGGATTAAAATACAACAACCAAATTAAAAGAACTGATATTGTAATATACAATAATATGGGATTGCCATCTGTAATTGTTGAATGCAAAGCACCCGAAGTAAAAATAAATGCTGCTGTTTTTGAACAAATTGCAAGATACAATATGCAGTTAAAGGTAGATATATTAATTGTTACAAATGGAATGGACCATTATTGTTGCTACATTGATTATACAACAAATTCATTTACCTTTATCAAAGAAATTCCAGGGTATAATGAAAATTTTAAATTAGGTATATGA
- a CDS encoding AMP nucleosidase, with translation MKTKKEIVENWLPRYTGTPLNEFGEYILLTNFSRYVELFAEWHLVEIKGLDRPMPNATAEGITIINFGMGSANAATIMDLLSSINPKGVLFLGKCGGLKKKNNIGDLILPIAAIRGEGTSDDYFPPEVPALPAFSLQKAVSTTIRDFNLDYWTGTVYTTNRRVWEHDEDFKDYLRTIRCMGIDMESATIFSIGFANHIPTGALLLVSDQPMVPEGVKTADSDLIVTARFVENHIKIGIDSLKQLINHGLTVKHLRFEE, from the coding sequence ATGAAGACAAAAAAAGAAATTGTGGAGAATTGGCTTCCTCGTTATACAGGAACTCCTTTAAATGAATTTGGAGAATATATTTTATTAACAAATTTCAGCCGCTATGTTGAATTATTTGCCGAATGGCATTTGGTAGAAATTAAAGGTCTTGATCGGCCAATGCCAAATGCAACTGCAGAAGGAATTACTATTATAAATTTTGGAATGGGAAGTGCAAATGCTGCCACCATAATGGATTTATTAAGTTCCATTAATCCAAAAGGAGTATTATTTCTGGGCAAATGTGGTGGCCTTAAAAAAAAGAACAACATAGGCGATTTGATTCTTCCCATTGCAGCTATACGAGGAGAAGGAACATCAGATGATTATTTCCCTCCTGAAGTACCTGCTTTGCCTGCTTTTAGTTTGCAAAAGGCTGTTTCAACAACCATCAGAGACTTTAATCTGGATTATTGGACAGGAACAGTTTATACAACCAACAGAAGAGTTTGGGAACATGACGAGGATTTTAAGGACTATTTAAGAACAATCCGTTGCATGGGCATTGATATGGAATCCGCAACTATTTTCTCAATTGGTTTTGCTAATCATATTCCTACAGGTGCATTACTTTTGGTTTCTGATCAGCCTATGGTTCCTGAAGGAGTTAAGACTGCCGACAGTGATCTTATTGTAACCGCCCGCTTTGTTGAAAATCATATTAAAATTGGCATTGATTCCTTAAAACAATTGATAAATCATGGTTTAACTGTAAAGCATTTGAGGTTTGAGGAGTAA
- the holA gene encoding DNA polymerase III subunit delta, translated as MKEFNAIIANLKKKIYHPVYFLMGEEPYFIDVISDFASNNILDDAEKEFNLSILYGRDINVSTIISEAKRYPMIGKYQVVIVKEAQNVKNIEELEPYLKNPLSTTILIICHKYKSLDKRKSFGKSLGQMAVVLDTKKLRDYQVPDWINNYLANKGGSISPKAAVLMNEFLGTDLSKIANELDKLLLNISEKTEISPAHIEKYIGISKDFNNFELQKALGNKNIFKSNQIINYFENNPKNNPLVLTISALFSYFSNILAFHYAKDKSERAVALALKINPFFVKEYVEAAKNYDIRKTVEIIGLLRMYDLKSKGVENTSANDGELLKELIFKVLH; from the coding sequence ATGAAGGAATTTAATGCCATAATTGCCAATCTGAAAAAAAAAATATATCATCCTGTATATTTTTTAATGGGTGAGGAACCTTACTTTATAGATGTAATATCTGATTTTGCTTCAAACAATATTCTGGATGATGCTGAAAAAGAATTTAATCTAAGCATATTATATGGCAGGGACATCAATGTTTCTACAATTATTAGTGAAGCCAAACGCTATCCTATGATTGGGAAATACCAGGTAGTGATAGTTAAGGAGGCTCAAAATGTAAAAAACATCGAAGAGCTGGAACCGTACCTTAAAAATCCACTTTCCACTACAATCCTTATTATTTGCCATAAATATAAAAGCCTGGACAAAAGAAAAAGCTTTGGAAAATCACTTGGACAAATGGCTGTTGTCCTGGATACAAAAAAGCTTCGTGATTACCAGGTTCCCGATTGGATAAATAATTACCTCGCTAACAAAGGCGGTTCAATTTCACCTAAGGCAGCAGTGTTAATGAATGAGTTTTTAGGTACCGACTTAAGCAAAATAGCCAATGAACTTGACAAGTTATTGCTTAACATCTCTGAAAAAACTGAAATTTCACCTGCTCATATTGAAAAATACATTGGCATTAGCAAAGATTTTAATAATTTCGAGTTGCAGAAAGCCCTAGGAAATAAAAACATTTTCAAATCCAATCAAATTATTAATTATTTTGAAAACAACCCTAAAAACAATCCTCTTGTACTAACTATCTCCGCTTTATTTTCATACTTCAGCAACATCCTGGCTTTTCATTATGCAAAAGACAAATCGGAGAGAGCTGTGGCCTTAGCATTGAAAATAAATCCTTTTTTTGTAAAAGAGTATGTAGAAGCCGCTAAAAATTACGATATTCGTAAAACCGTTGAAATAATTGGCCTTTTGCGAATGTATGATTTAAAATCCAAGGGAGTTGAAAATACTTCAGCCAATGATGGTGAACTTTTAAAAGAACTTATTTTTAAGGTTCTACATTGA
- a CDS encoding EVE domain-containing protein → MNYWLVKSEPVKFSWEQFLKGGTTFWDGVRNYQARNNLKEMKKGDLVLFYHSNVGMEVVGIAKVVKEYYQDPTTEDKNWVVVDLKPFKTLKKPVSLTKIKSVPALENIGLVKQGRLSVMALKKEEFDKILELGS, encoded by the coding sequence ATGAATTATTGGTTAGTTAAATCTGAGCCTGTGAAATTTAGTTGGGAACAATTTTTAAAAGGAGGCACAACATTTTGGGATGGGGTAAGAAATTACCAGGCCAGAAATAATCTCAAAGAAATGAAAAAAGGAGATTTGGTGCTTTTTTACCATAGCAATGTGGGAATGGAAGTTGTGGGGATTGCAAAGGTTGTTAAGGAATATTACCAGGATCCCACTACTGAGGATAAAAATTGGGTTGTAGTTGATTTAAAACCATTCAAGACACTTAAAAAACCAGTAAGCCTTACAAAAATAAAATCAGTTCCCGCACTTGAGAATATAGGCCTTGTAAAACAAGGAAGATTGTCCGTAATGGCCTTGAAAAAGGAAGAATTTGATAAAATTCTAGAGTTGGGAAGTTAA